Proteins encoded by one window of Salmonirosea aquatica:
- a CDS encoding gluconate 2-dehydrogenase subunit 3 family protein, translating to MQRRTALKNVATTLAGLAALPAWANGWNQQQLSKTHFLTPAEDTLLAEVVETIIPATDTPGAKELGVHRFVQKMLDDCYDQKAQESFKAGLAALDGFSQQIFKKPFAEGTAPQRIYILEGTELSDDPAKKAFFGMVKNLTIQGYMNSEYVMTNLTHYEMIPGRFHGCVPVEKA from the coding sequence ATGCAACGACGTACCGCGCTTAAAAACGTAGCCACTACCCTGGCCGGGCTGGCCGCCCTCCCCGCCTGGGCTAACGGCTGGAATCAGCAGCAGCTTTCCAAAACCCATTTTCTCACACCCGCCGAAGATACGCTCCTGGCCGAAGTGGTGGAAACCATCATTCCGGCTACCGATACACCCGGCGCCAAGGAACTGGGCGTCCACCGTTTTGTGCAGAAAATGCTCGACGACTGCTACGACCAGAAGGCCCAGGAATCGTTCAAAGCGGGCCTGGCGGCGTTGGATGGGTTCAGTCAGCAGATCTTCAAAAAGCCTTTTGCGGAAGGTACCGCCCCACAACGGATCTATATTCTGGAAGGTACCGAGCTGAGCGACGATCCGGCCAAAAAAGCTTTTTTCGGTATGGTCAAAAACCTCACGATTCAGGGTTATATGAATTCAGAGTACGTCATGACCAACCTCACCCATTATGAGATGATCCCCGGCCGGTTTCATGGCTGCGTACCGGTGGAGAAAGCGTGA